The proteins below are encoded in one region of Candidatus Binatia bacterium:
- a CDS encoding (2Fe-2S)-binding protein, whose translation MRKISQQAAAQKEPGKRLLRLRVNGETKEVAAETSKTLLEVLREDLGLTGTKHGCELGECGTCAVLVNGEPVLSCLLLGVESEDGEITTVEGLMRDGRPHPLQRAFADLGATQCGYCIPGILLTAKALLDKNPRPGRDEIRQALSGNLCRCTGYTKILQAVELAAGRGEAQ comes from the coding sequence ATGCGAAAAATTTCTCAACAGGCCGCCGCGCAAAAAGAGCCGGGCAAGCGTCTGTTGCGGCTCAGGGTCAACGGCGAGACCAAAGAGGTCGCCGCCGAGACGAGCAAGACGCTGCTGGAAGTCCTGCGCGAAGACCTCGGTCTCACCGGGACGAAGCATGGGTGCGAATTGGGCGAGTGCGGCACCTGCGCGGTGCTTGTGAACGGCGAGCCGGTTCTCTCCTGTTTGTTGTTGGGGGTGGAATCGGAGGACGGCGAAATCACCACCGTCGAGGGGCTGATGCGCGATGGGCGGCCGCACCCGCTGCAACGGGCCTTTGCGGATTTGGGCGCGACGCAATGCGGTTACTGCATTCCCGGCATTTTGCTCACCGCCAAGGCGCTGCTCGACAAAAATCCCCGCCCGGGCCGCGACGAGATCCGCCAAGCGTTGTCCGGCAATCTCTGCCGGTGCACCGGCTATACAAAAATTTTGCAAGCGGTCGAGCTGGCTGCCGGGCGCGGGGAAGCGCAATGA
- a CDS encoding ABC transporter substrate-binding protein — MKKINVGIDLGALTRREFIGKAAKGGMAAAGAILLPWDLALAQTKLQVGTMKIGDLSPFFIAQEKGFFKDAGLDLNITAMVGGAAIQPALASGALNIGWSNVVSVYQGHLEGFDYRFIANGAINKRATNDVFGFQVAIDSPIKSAKDLAGKTVATNTLSNIIQASGQHWIDHNGGDSSKVKWVEIPFPQMEPALVQKHIDAFVAVEPFVTVPSQVNKKTMVLGYPLGGIAPRLLIASYFASQAWIQKNGDAVKAFITALNRGIDAHNSNPEEAKTTIAKYTGLKPDFLKLMALPAFERKILESDLQPMMDVALKYKLIARKFPPRDLISSVAST; from the coding sequence ATGAAGAAGATCAATGTCGGCATCGACCTGGGCGCGCTCACGCGGCGCGAATTTATCGGCAAAGCGGCAAAGGGAGGAATGGCTGCCGCCGGAGCTATACTGCTGCCTTGGGATCTGGCCCTGGCGCAGACGAAGCTTCAGGTCGGCACGATGAAGATCGGCGACCTATCCCCTTTTTTTATCGCGCAGGAGAAAGGCTTCTTCAAAGACGCGGGCCTCGACCTGAATATCACCGCCATGGTCGGCGGCGCGGCGATACAGCCGGCGCTCGCCTCCGGCGCGCTCAACATCGGCTGGTCGAACGTCGTCTCCGTCTATCAGGGGCACCTGGAAGGTTTTGATTATCGCTTCATCGCCAACGGCGCAATCAACAAGCGCGCGACGAACGACGTTTTCGGCTTCCAGGTAGCCATAGACTCGCCGATCAAATCGGCCAAGGATCTCGCCGGCAAGACCGTCGCCACCAACACCTTGAGCAATATCATTCAAGCCTCCGGCCAGCATTGGATCGACCACAACGGCGGCGACTCATCCAAGGTCAAATGGGTCGAGATTCCGTTTCCGCAGATGGAGCCGGCCCTGGTGCAGAAGCACATCGACGCCTTCGTCGCCGTCGAGCCGTTCGTGACCGTTCCTTCGCAGGTCAATAAAAAGACCATGGTGCTCGGCTACCCGCTGGGAGGCATCGCGCCCCGCCTTTTGATCGCGTCCTATTTCGCCAGCCAGGCCTGGATTCAGAAGAACGGCGACGCGGTGAAGGCGTTCATCACGGCCCTGAACCGGGGGATCGACGCGCACAATTCCAACCCGGAAGAGGCGAAGACGACGATCGCCAAATACACCGGACTCAAGCCTGACTTTCTAAAGCTTATGGCGCTGCCCGCGTTCGAGAGAAAAATCCTGGAGTCGGACTTGCAGCCGATGATGGACGTCGCGCTCAAGTACAAGCTGATCGCCCGGAAGTTCCCGCCCCGCGATTTGATCTCGAGCGTCGCATCGACCTAG
- a CDS encoding AMP-binding protein, translated as MLRHVLATNGFYRGKLLQDGVSEIDGLEGFKRLPFTTKSELVEDQLAHPPFGTNLTFPLEKYIRVHQTSGTTGKPMYWLDTEESWDWWAECWKTIFQAAGVCSDDRIYFAFSFGPFIGFWSGWESARKIGALAISGGGQTTSQRLKAIVDYGATVLVSTPTYALHLASEARKSGIDLARQSAIRISIHAGEPGASVPSTKKMIEEAWGARCFDHPGATEVGAYGFECEARPGGVHLNEREFIAEVIDPASGEAVKAGERGELVITNLGRIGSPVIRYRTGDLVEPSYDACPCGRRFLRLEGGVLGRVDDMIVVRGVNVFPSAIENVMREFPEIEEFRVDAIQRAALAELKLTVEPRPECASFKGLQEKLTQRFRESIGIRPEVELVSPGTLPRFELKARRFFRS; from the coding sequence ATGCTCCGGCACGTTCTCGCGACGAACGGTTTCTATCGCGGTAAACTGCTACAAGACGGTGTCTCGGAAATCGATGGGCTGGAAGGCTTCAAGCGCTTGCCCTTCACGACCAAGAGCGAACTGGTCGAGGACCAGCTCGCGCATCCGCCCTTCGGCACCAACCTGACTTTTCCCCTGGAGAAATACATCCGCGTGCACCAGACTTCCGGCACCACGGGCAAGCCGATGTACTGGCTCGATACTGAAGAGTCGTGGGACTGGTGGGCGGAGTGCTGGAAGACGATCTTTCAAGCGGCCGGCGTCTGCTCGGACGACCGTATTTATTTTGCGTTCTCTTTCGGTCCCTTCATCGGCTTTTGGAGCGGTTGGGAGAGCGCGCGCAAAATCGGCGCATTGGCGATTTCCGGCGGCGGCCAAACGACGTCGCAGCGGCTCAAGGCGATCGTGGATTACGGCGCGACGGTCCTGGTCTCCACTCCGACTTACGCGCTCCACCTGGCTTCGGAAGCGAGGAAGAGCGGCATCGACCTGGCGCGCCAATCCGCCATCCGAATCAGTATTCATGCCGGGGAGCCGGGCGCCAGCGTTCCGAGTACCAAGAAGATGATCGAAGAGGCTTGGGGCGCAAGATGCTTCGATCATCCCGGCGCGACCGAGGTCGGCGCGTACGGCTTCGAATGCGAGGCGCGGCCTGGAGGAGTCCATCTCAACGAGCGGGAATTCATCGCCGAGGTTATCGATCCCGCGAGCGGCGAAGCGGTCAAAGCAGGCGAAAGGGGCGAGCTGGTCATCACCAATCTAGGCAGAATCGGCAGCCCGGTGATTCGCTACCGCACCGGCGATCTGGTCGAGCCGAGTTATGATGCGTGCCCGTGCGGGCGCCGCTTTCTGCGCCTCGAAGGTGGAGTCCTGGGACGGGTGGATGATATGATCGTAGTGCGCGGCGTGAACGTGTTTCCCAGCGCGATCGAGAACGTGATGAGAGAATTTCCCGAGATCGAGGAGTTTCGCGTCGATGCCATTCAACGCGCCGCCTTGGCCGAGCTCAAGCTGACGGTGGAGCCGCGGCCGGAATGCGCTTCCTTCAAGGGGCTTCAAGAGAAGCTGACGCAAAGGTTTCGGGAATCGATCGGCATCCGGCCGGAAGTCGAGCTCGTCTCGCCCGGGACGCTGCCGCGCTTCGAGCTTAAAGCGCGAAGATTTTTCCGCTCGTAG
- a CDS encoding Rieske 2Fe-2S domain-containing protein, producing MLTAEENEMLTCVGPGTPVGELLRRYWHPVAIAKEVSDDNPIKFVRILGEDLVLFRDKKAGVGLLHDRCSHRGASLSYGRVEDRGLACPYHGWLYDTEGNCLETPSEPAGSNFACTIKHKAYLAQKFAGLYWGYLGPLPAPVIPKYDVWARTDGWHWIRALPRLDCNWLQAMENSVDTTHLHILHQEIITRGFTVRGTTRGTIDDLEKYEFDEVPYGIMKRRLFTDGTMEEHPVIFPNILRQANRTQIRVPIDDTHTWVIYLHFVPASEGPSSYGDEVPVDYKKDFKNPPDARHPFTRFRMDEVDAQDFMAWETQGPIADRTRERLATSDYGVVMFREMLKREIEKVGRNVDPMNVIRDPDHSIIDTKMEESLLAEKAGSVTYHLPTAGSAGGA from the coding sequence ATGCTGACAGCCGAAGAAAATGAGATGCTCACGTGCGTCGGCCCGGGAACGCCCGTGGGTGAACTGCTACGCCGCTACTGGCATCCCGTCGCCATCGCGAAGGAAGTGTCCGATGACAACCCGATCAAGTTCGTAAGAATTCTCGGCGAGGATTTGGTGCTGTTTCGGGACAAAAAGGCGGGAGTGGGCCTGTTGCACGATCGTTGTTCGCACCGCGGCGCGTCTCTTTCCTATGGCCGGGTCGAAGATCGCGGCCTCGCCTGTCCGTATCATGGCTGGCTCTATGACACCGAGGGCAACTGCCTGGAGACTCCGTCCGAGCCGGCCGGAAGCAATTTCGCGTGCACCATCAAGCACAAAGCTTATCTCGCACAAAAATTCGCCGGCCTCTACTGGGGCTATCTCGGGCCGCTCCCCGCGCCCGTGATCCCGAAATACGACGTGTGGGCGCGCACCGACGGCTGGCACTGGATTCGCGCGCTGCCGCGCCTCGACTGCAACTGGCTCCAGGCGATGGAAAATTCAGTCGACACGACCCATCTTCACATCCTCCACCAGGAAATCATCACCCGTGGATTCACCGTGCGCGGCACCACGCGCGGCACCATCGACGACCTGGAGAAGTACGAATTCGACGAGGTCCCCTACGGAATCATGAAGCGGCGTTTATTTACTGACGGCACGATGGAAGAACATCCGGTCATTTTTCCCAACATCTTGAGACAGGCGAATCGAACCCAGATTCGGGTGCCGATCGACGACACGCATACCTGGGTTATCTATCTCCATTTCGTTCCCGCGAGCGAGGGGCCATCGAGCTACGGCGACGAAGTTCCAGTGGACTATAAGAAGGATTTCAAGAATCCTCCGGACGCGCGGCATCCCTTTACCCGGTTCAGGATGGACGAAGTCGACGCGCAGGACTTCATGGCCTGGGAGACGCAGGGGCCGATCGCCGATCGCACGCGCGAGCGGCTGGCGACTTCCGATTATGGCGTAGTCATGTTTAGGGAAATGCTCAAGCGAGAGATCGAGAAAGTCGGGCGCAACGTCGATCCCATGAACGTCATCCGGGATCCGGATCATTCGATCATCGACACCAAGATGGAGGAATCGCTGCTCGCCGAAAAGGCGGGTTCCGTGACCTATCATCTACCTACGGCCGGTTCAGCCGGTGGCGCATGA
- a CDS encoding UbiD family decarboxylase, translated as METLSYNDLRGFIEECKKVSDWREIDGADWNGEIGALVESTAELVPQPPMLIFNRIKGYPAGFRLLSLPYASYKRIAVAFGLPCERAKLEIVRQVARKIKSARPIPPKEVKTSPLMENVMEGDNVDLFKFPAPRFHEQDGGRYIGTGDCLINADVEGAFVNMGTYRMQLHDRNLLGLWMSPGQHGRLVCMKYWEQGKSCPVVATFGLHPIVFAISHTKIAWGQSELHNVGGVIGRPLEVLRGPLTGLPIPASSEIAIEGEVPPPSVESRPEGPFGEWPGYYSGGTLGTGEPQPVIKVKAVYYRNDPILEDEAPLWPGAVKIDANPTSGILWDQLEAAGIQDIVGVYNHTPYLTVVAIKQRYAGHAKQAGHAALTCSAAARNGRYVVVVDEDIDPTNMKEVLWAMMTRVDPASNIDIVDGCWSTPLDPRMPPSKRESKDHTNSRAIFFAVRPFEWRDKFPKTSRTSRELREQVVKKFGGVIPFPKG; from the coding sequence ATGGAAACGTTGAGCTACAACGATCTGCGCGGTTTTATAGAGGAGTGCAAAAAAGTCAGCGACTGGCGTGAGATTGACGGCGCCGACTGGAACGGGGAGATCGGCGCGCTGGTCGAATCGACCGCCGAGCTGGTGCCGCAGCCGCCGATGCTGATCTTCAACCGGATCAAAGGATATCCCGCCGGCTTTCGCTTGCTGAGCCTCCCATACGCTTCCTACAAGAGAATCGCCGTGGCTTTCGGTCTGCCGTGTGAGCGGGCCAAGTTGGAAATAGTCCGGCAGGTGGCGCGGAAGATTAAATCCGCCCGGCCGATCCCGCCCAAAGAAGTTAAAACTTCGCCGCTCATGGAAAACGTCATGGAGGGCGACAATGTCGATCTTTTCAAATTTCCCGCGCCACGCTTCCACGAGCAGGACGGCGGACGCTACATCGGCACCGGCGATTGTCTGATAAACGCCGACGTTGAAGGCGCCTTCGTCAACATGGGCACCTACCGGATGCAGCTCCACGACAGAAATCTATTGGGCCTCTGGATGAGTCCGGGACAGCACGGCCGGCTCGTCTGCATGAAATATTGGGAGCAGGGAAAAAGCTGTCCGGTCGTGGCCACGTTCGGACTGCACCCGATCGTCTTCGCGATCTCGCACACGAAGATAGCCTGGGGCCAGTCGGAGCTTCATAACGTCGGCGGCGTGATCGGCAGGCCGTTGGAAGTTTTGCGCGGGCCCCTGACCGGTCTGCCGATACCGGCAAGCTCCGAGATCGCGATCGAAGGCGAGGTGCCGCCGCCGAGCGTGGAGTCGCGGCCGGAGGGACCGTTCGGCGAATGGCCGGGATATTATTCCGGCGGCACGCTCGGTACCGGCGAGCCGCAGCCGGTGATCAAAGTAAAAGCCGTCTACTATCGGAACGATCCGATCCTCGAAGACGAAGCGCCGCTGTGGCCGGGAGCGGTCAAGATCGACGCCAATCCGACTTCCGGAATTCTCTGGGACCAGTTGGAAGCCGCCGGCATCCAGGATATCGTCGGCGTGTATAACCACACGCCGTATCTTACCGTCGTCGCGATCAAGCAACGCTACGCGGGCCACGCCAAGCAGGCGGGCCACGCCGCGCTCACCTGCTCGGCCGCGGCGCGAAACGGCCGCTACGTCGTCGTCGTGGACGAGGACATCGATCCGACGAATATGAAGGAAGTCCTCTGGGCGATGATGACGCGCGTCGATCCGGCGTCCAACATCGACATCGTCGACGGCTGCTGGAGCACGCCGCTCGACCCGCGCATGCCGCCGAGCAAGCGCGAGTCGAAGGACCACACCAACAGCCGGGCGATCTTCTTCGCCGTCAGGCCGTTCGAGTGGCGCGACAAATTTCCCAAGACGAGCCGGACGAGCCGCGAGCTGCGCGAGCAGGTAGTAAAAAAGTTCGGCGGCGTGATTCCGTTTCCGAAAGGGTGA
- a CDS encoding FAD binding domain-containing protein, whose protein sequence is MLRLPDFNYVRPKSIKEAIRVLADLGPDAMAVAGGTDVYPKMKRGQFTPRHLVSLRALRELKGIRLGKEGIWVGSGETLTAVSGHPLISKHFPALSHAAESVSTPQLRNMGTIGGNVLVDTRCNYYDQTFFWRQAVGFCLKKDGDICWVAPGSAKCLAISSSDTAPVLMSLGAEAVFLGTGGERRVKLGELYRDDGINYLGKRGDEVLRGVLIPRAALRWRNVYLKLRRRGSFDFPILGVAAALDIADDSECRLARIAMTAVSSAPKLVPEASRLLEGGKMTTELIEAAADAAAKTAHPLDNADLDYWYRKRMAKVFTRRALARLAGLEAAVAERSETVE, encoded by the coding sequence ATGCTTAGACTTCCCGATTTCAATTACGTCAGGCCTAAATCCATCAAAGAGGCTATCCGAGTGCTTGCCGATCTGGGCCCGGACGCCATGGCGGTGGCCGGCGGGACGGATGTCTACCCCAAGATGAAGCGCGGGCAGTTTACGCCGCGCCATCTGGTGTCGCTGAGAGCGTTGCGTGAATTGAAGGGCATTCGCTTAGGCAAAGAAGGGATTTGGGTCGGCTCCGGCGAAACGCTGACCGCGGTCTCCGGCCATCCGTTGATCTCGAAGCACTTCCCCGCGCTTTCCCATGCAGCGGAGTCGGTCTCCACGCCGCAGTTGCGCAACATGGGGACGATCGGCGGCAACGTGCTGGTCGATACGCGCTGCAATTATTACGACCAGACTTTTTTTTGGCGCCAGGCGGTCGGGTTCTGCCTGAAGAAGGACGGAGACATCTGTTGGGTCGCGCCCGGCAGCGCCAAGTGTCTGGCGATCTCGTCCTCGGACACGGCGCCGGTCTTGATGAGTTTGGGCGCGGAAGCGGTTTTTCTCGGGACTGGCGGCGAGCGGCGGGTCAAGCTCGGTGAACTCTATCGCGACGACGGGATCAACTATTTAGGCAAGCGCGGCGACGAGGTGCTGCGGGGCGTTCTGATTCCGCGCGCGGCGCTCCGCTGGCGCAACGTCTATTTGAAGCTGCGCCGGCGCGGCTCGTTCGATTTTCCGATCCTGGGAGTGGCCGCGGCGCTCGACATCGCCGACGACAGTGAATGCCGGCTCGCGCGGATCGCGATGACGGCGGTCTCCTCGGCGCCGAAGCTTGTTCCGGAGGCGAGCCGTTTGCTCGAAGGCGGGAAAATGACCACGGAGTTGATCGAGGCGGCCGCGGACGCGGCGGCAAAGACGGCGCATCCGCTGGACAACGCGGATTTGGATTACTGGTATCGCAAGCGCATGGCCAAGGTCTTTACTCGACGGGCGCTGGCGCGGCTCGCCGGCCTCGAGGCCGCGGTCGCAGAGCGCTCAGAAACCGTTGAGTAG
- the thiE gene encoding thiamine phosphate synthase, translating to MKRAPDFDLYLITDRQQTRGRELLKVVEQALDGGVRAIQLREKDLGGKELFLLAEKMKSLCARYRASLFINERIDVVLAVDADGVQLGSDAMPIAAAREVLGGQKLIGASTHSIKEALAAERSGADFVLFGPVYFTLSKARYGSPQGLELLQEVVEKISLPVYAIGGVKRENIAAVKKTGARGVALISAIMSVEEPSAAAREMLRLLKA from the coding sequence TTGAAGCGCGCTCCTGACTTCGATCTCTATCTCATCACCGACCGCCAACAGACGCGCGGGCGCGAATTGCTCAAGGTCGTCGAGCAGGCGCTCGACGGCGGAGTGCGGGCGATTCAATTGCGCGAGAAGGACCTCGGCGGCAAGGAGCTTTTTTTACTGGCGGAAAAGATGAAGTCGCTGTGCGCGCGCTACCGCGCGAGTCTCTTCATCAACGAGCGCATCGACGTCGTGCTTGCAGTTGACGCCGACGGCGTCCAATTGGGCAGCGACGCCATGCCGATCGCCGCCGCCCGCGAGGTTCTCGGCGGGCAGAAGCTCATCGGCGCATCCACCCATTCGATCAAAGAGGCGCTGGCGGCGGAGCGCTCAGGAGCTGATTTCGTCCTCTTTGGCCCGGTTTATTTCACGCTCTCCAAGGCTCGGTATGGAAGCCCACAAGGCTTGGAATTGTTGCAGGAAGTAGTGGAAAAAATTTCGCTTCCCGTTTATGCTATCGGTGGCGTCAAGCGGGAGAATATCGCCGCGGTTAAGAAAACTGGCGCGCGCGGGGTCGCGCTGATTTCGGCAATCATGAGCGTCGAGGAGCCCTCGGCTGCCGCAAGAGAGATGCTTCGCTTGCTGAAGGCATAA
- a CDS encoding extracellular solute-binding protein, giving the protein MTLSCLVFALMTFAYAGAADAQGEWEKTLAAARKEGTLVAGIPASAELRKALESKFPEKFKISLELFPARGPENATRVINEFNAGIRYFDILVAGGATPLTMIPAGAADEVLPYMILPEVKEPKHWWGGHIWEDNVSTKKHIYAFQCYTSETFWYNNSLVKPDEIRSYDDLLNPKWKGRIGYLDPRNPGSGQNSWTFLWKVKGEEFLKKLVAQDLLITQNQRQLADGLAKGKLAFTVGLSHYTYEPFLKSGLPVGPIPQIKEGGQANNGSGVLTVVKNPPHPNAAKIFVTWLLSKEGQELYNRAMIQGTRRLDVDTQWLKEYGIDGCKDVMTVDDYYRLETHLESSVQKLRNPAIALANKILK; this is encoded by the coding sequence ATGACATTATCTTGCTTGGTATTTGCCCTGATGACTTTCGCGTACGCAGGCGCCGCCGACGCGCAGGGCGAATGGGAGAAGACGCTCGCCGCCGCGCGCAAAGAAGGCACTCTCGTCGCCGGCATTCCCGCGAGCGCGGAGTTGCGAAAAGCCCTGGAGTCCAAGTTTCCAGAGAAGTTCAAAATTTCCCTGGAGCTTTTTCCCGCTCGCGGCCCGGAGAACGCGACGCGGGTCATCAACGAATTTAACGCCGGCATCCGCTACTTCGATATTCTCGTAGCCGGCGGCGCGACGCCGCTGACGATGATCCCGGCCGGCGCGGCGGACGAAGTGCTGCCGTACATGATTCTGCCGGAGGTCAAGGAGCCGAAGCACTGGTGGGGCGGTCACATCTGGGAGGACAACGTCAGCACGAAAAAGCACATCTATGCTTTCCAGTGCTACACAAGCGAGACGTTTTGGTATAACAACAGCCTGGTCAAACCGGACGAGATCCGCTCCTACGACGATCTCTTGAACCCGAAGTGGAAAGGCCGGATCGGTTATCTCGACCCGCGCAATCCCGGCTCGGGACAAAACAGTTGGACCTTTTTGTGGAAAGTGAAAGGCGAAGAATTCTTAAAGAAGCTCGTCGCGCAGGATCTCCTCATCACTCAAAACCAGCGCCAGCTCGCGGACGGCCTGGCCAAGGGAAAACTTGCCTTTACCGTCGGACTCAGTCACTACACGTACGAGCCGTTCCTGAAATCCGGCCTGCCGGTCGGTCCGATCCCGCAGATCAAAGAGGGAGGCCAGGCAAACAACGGCAGCGGCGTTCTGACCGTGGTGAAAAATCCGCCGCATCCGAACGCGGCGAAGATTTTCGTCACCTGGCTCCTCAGCAAGGAAGGGCAGGAGCTCTACAACAGGGCGATGATTCAAGGAACGCGCCGGCTCGACGTGGATACGCAGTGGCTGAAGGAATACGGCATCGACGGCTGCAAGGACGTCATGACGGTGGACGACTACTATCGCCTCGAGACGCATCTGGAATCGTCGGTGCAGAAGCTGAGGAATCCGGCGATCGCGCTGGCTAACAAAATTCTCAAGTGA
- a CDS encoding molybdopterin cofactor-binding domain-containing protein gives MRKKSFSVIGKPLPKIDAMAKCAGETVYADDLNLPRMIYAKLLRSPHPHARVLAVHAERALALEGVYAVITGKDLPEKFGIMPSTQDEEVLATDKARYAGDPVAAVAAATESIAEKALGTIDVEYEVLKPILSIEEALASTEESQRIHTWNRRANIQKAVSLEFGDVEGAFARSDNIFEGTFFYQGNTHLPMEQYSAVGFYAPDDKLTVWSSTQTPHYLHRALAKVLGLPASRIRVIATPVGGGFGGKSDPFSHEIAVAKLSMITRRPVKITLTREESFYVHRGRHPVKMWMKTGVKKDGTLEAMQFKTFLDGGGYSSYGLATVYYTGALQTVTYRLPAYKFDGVRVFTNKPPCGPKRGHGTPQPRFAMEIQLDEIAEKLGIDPIDLRLKQLVAPNTVTVNGLRVGTTGLRECTERVAERAEWRKKFRRLPFGHGVGFAASSYISGAGLPIYWNDMPHSGVQIKLDRSGGVTVFCGSIDIGQGSDSILAYAVAEEFGINPADIRVVTGDTDLTPVDLGSYSSRVTVMTGNAAIQACGKLKAMLLEVASEALEVPPDDLEFAEGKIRSASLPARGVAFADCVQKTEAKFGTLGATGSYWPPKNPRDFKGAGVGPTPAYSYSTSIVELHCDRATGEIKIDKVWIAHDCGRAFNPLLVEGQTEGSVYMALGEALMEEQIFRKNGLHKIPSILEYKSPTTLETPEIETILVETNDPEGPFGAKEAGQGPLLPVVPAVANAVYDAIGVRIHEVPITPDKILRALEGRLKPVSIPEFQFPPPIKWQPGEGVEVGQKS, from the coding sequence ATGAGGAAAAAGAGTTTTTCGGTCATCGGCAAGCCGCTGCCCAAGATCGATGCGATGGCGAAGTGCGCGGGAGAGACCGTCTACGCCGATGATCTCAATCTCCCGCGCATGATCTACGCCAAGCTCTTGCGCAGCCCGCATCCGCATGCGCGGGTGCTCGCCGTCCACGCAGAAAGAGCGCTTGCGCTCGAAGGCGTCTACGCCGTGATCACGGGAAAGGATCTGCCGGAAAAGTTCGGCATCATGCCCTCGACGCAGGATGAAGAGGTGCTGGCGACCGACAAGGCGCGCTATGCGGGCGACCCCGTCGCGGCCGTAGCGGCCGCCACCGAGAGCATCGCCGAGAAGGCACTCGGCACCATCGACGTCGAATACGAAGTCCTGAAACCGATCCTCTCCATCGAAGAGGCGCTCGCCTCGACCGAAGAGAGCCAGCGGATCCATACCTGGAACCGGCGCGCCAATATCCAAAAGGCGGTCTCGCTTGAATTCGGCGACGTCGAGGGCGCTTTCGCCCGCTCGGATAATATTTTTGAGGGGACGTTTTTCTACCAGGGGAACACTCACCTGCCGATGGAGCAGTACTCGGCCGTGGGATTTTACGCTCCGGACGACAAGCTGACCGTGTGGTCTTCGACGCAGACGCCGCACTATCTCCACCGCGCGCTGGCCAAGGTTCTGGGCCTGCCCGCGAGCCGGATTCGGGTGATCGCCACTCCGGTCGGCGGCGGCTTCGGCGGCAAGAGCGACCCGTTCTCCCACGAGATCGCCGTCGCCAAGCTATCGATGATCACGCGCCGGCCGGTCAAGATCACGCTCACGCGCGAAGAATCGTTCTACGTCCACCGCGGCAGGCATCCGGTCAAGATGTGGATGAAAACCGGCGTCAAGAAAGATGGCACGCTCGAGGCGATGCAGTTCAAGACCTTTCTCGACGGCGGCGGTTACAGCAGCTACGGCCTGGCCACGGTCTACTATACGGGCGCGCTGCAAACCGTGACCTATCGGTTGCCCGCCTACAAGTTCGACGGCGTGCGCGTCTTCACCAATAAGCCGCCGTGCGGACCGAAGCGCGGCCACGGCACGCCCCAGCCTCGCTTCGCCATGGAGATTCAGCTCGATGAGATCGCCGAAAAGCTCGGCATCGATCCGATCGACTTGAGGCTCAAGCAATTGGTGGCGCCCAACACTGTGACGGTGAACGGCCTCAGAGTCGGCACGACCGGACTCCGCGAGTGCACGGAGCGCGTCGCGGAGCGGGCGGAGTGGCGGAAAAAATTCCGCCGGCTTCCTTTCGGCCACGGCGTCGGCTTTGCCGCAAGCTCGTATATCAGCGGCGCGGGGCTGCCGATTTACTGGAACGACATGCCGCATTCCGGCGTGCAGATCAAGCTCGACCGGAGCGGTGGCGTCACCGTGTTCTGCGGCTCGATCGATATCGGGCAGGGGTCGGATTCGATTCTCGCCTATGCCGTCGCGGAAGAGTTCGGCATCAATCCCGCCGACATCCGCGTCGTCACCGGCGACACCGATTTGACGCCGGTCGATCTCGGCAGCTACTCGAGCCGCGTGACCGTCATGACCGGCAACGCCGCGATTCAGGCCTGCGGCAAGTTGAAGGCGATGCTCCTCGAAGTAGCGAGCGAGGCGCTCGAGGTGCCGCCGGACGATCTGGAATTCGCCGAGGGAAAGATTCGCAGCGCGAGTCTGCCGGCGCGCGGCGTTGCCTTCGCCGACTGCGTGCAAAAAACGGAGGCAAAATTCGGCACCTTGGGCGCGACCGGCAGTTACTGGCCGCCGAAAAATCCGCGCGACTTCAAAGGCGCCGGGGTCGGCCCGACGCCGGCGTACAGTTATTCTACTTCGATCGTCGAGCTTCACTGCGACCGCGCGACGGGCGAAATCAAAATCGACAAGGTCTGGATAGCGCACGATTGCGGGCGGGCCTTCAACCCGCTCTTGGTCGAGGGGCAGACCGAAGGCAGCGTCTACATGGCGCTGGGCGAGGCGTTGATGGAAGAGCAGATCTTCCGCAAAAACGGCCTCCACAAGATCCCGTCCATTCTGGAATACAAGAGCCCGACGACGCTCGAGACGCCGGAGATCGAAACCATCCTCGTCGAGACCAACGACCCCGAAGGTCCGTTCGGCGCCAAAGAGGCGGGACAGGGTCCGCTGCTTCCGGTCGTCCCAGCGGTGGCCAACGCGGTGTACGACGCGATTGGAGTAAGAATCCATGAGGTTCCGATCACGCCGGACAAGATCTTGCGCGCGCTCGAAGGCAGGCTCAAGCCGGTTTCGATTCCCGAGTTTCAATTTCCCCCGCCGATCAAATGGCAGCCGGGTGAAGGCGTAGAGGTGGGGCAAAAGAGTTGA